DNA from Nitrospira sp.:
GCCGGATTGTCTCCCGCGGCGCTGATCCTTCTCGATCGTTATGAAAACGGACTCTTTGCCGTCGCGAACGAATTGGCCGCCGCGGGCCATGGCTTCGTCGTTCCGCTGATCGGGGACATCACCGAGGTCGACCAGATGAACCGGTTGTTTGCCGAGTACCGGCCCACGCTGGTGTTCCATGCCGCCGCGCACAAACATGTGCCGCTGATGGAGGCGAATCCCTGTGAAGCGGTGCTGAACAATGTCGGAGGAACCAGAATCGTCGCCGAGGCGGCCCATCGGCATGAAGTTGCCCGGTTCATCTTCATCTCCACCGACAAGGCCGTCAACCCCGTGAGTGTGATGGGCGCGAGCAAGGGCGTCGCGGAACTGCTCCTCCAGGACCTGGGCCGATCATCACGAACCATTTTTGCGACGGTGCGATTCGGCAATGTCCTGGGCAGCAACGGCAGCGTCGTGCCGCTGTTTCTGGACCAGATCGGGGCGGGCGGCCCCGTGACGATCACCGACCCCGGCATGCGCCGCTACTTCATGTTGATCAGCGAGGCCGTGCATTTGGTGCTCCATGCGGCGCGATTGGCCCAGGGCGGGGAACTCTTCGTGCTGGAGATGGGCGAGCAAATCAGCGTGGTCGATCTGGCGCGAAACCTGATTCGGTTGTCGGGCCTTGTTCCCGACAAGGACATTGCCTTGACCTATCTCGGTCGCCGTCCCGGAGAAAAGTTGGTCGAGGAACTGGTGAGTCCCCATGAAACGGTGGAGCGGACGGCCGTGCCGAAGGTGCTCTGCGTGCGGCAGGGCCAAACGCGCGATCCGGCTCGCCTGCATACGCTCATCACGCGGTTGGAGGAGGCGGCGGCCGAGGGGAATGTGCCGGATCTGTCGGCCGCCCTCTGTGCCATTCTTCCTGCTTACCGTCCGTCCGGCTTGTCTCCATCCTCTCCTGCCGATGCCGTGATCGCCGCCGAACATCCGCCGACCGTTCCCGCAGGCAGGGACGAGGTTCCGGCGTTGCTCTCTGAAACAGCGTTGTCGCCTCAGCCTCCCCATGCTCACCATGTGTCCGCCTACTAGAGCCCGGCATTGCTCGTGAACGTCCGTCGTCGTTCATGCTGTCTCAGCCTCTGTCTGGCTCTATGGATGGCCTGGGGCGGGATCGCCTCGGCGTCCAGCAATGTGCCGCTGCACCACTGGAGTTACGACGCGATCGAGCGATTGGTGGCCCTGGACCTGATCGATCGCGCGATGGTGGTCGCGAAGCCCTACAGCCGTCTTCAGGCCGCGAAATATATCGCCCGCGCAGTCGAGCTGGTGCGTGCCGACCAGGTTCCCATGGACGGAAGGGAAGAGATTGCCGAACCATTGCTGAGTCGCCTGATGACGGAATTTAGGCCTGAACTCATCCGGCTCGGGGTCGTGCGAGGATCGGCCGGGGACAAGGTCGGTCAGGTGCGCATCGGGGGGCGTCTCCAATCCGAATTCGATGCCTCCTCCATCGGCGGCGGCCAGACGGTCCGGTTCCGCGAAAATCGTGGCGGGGAATATTACGTCAACGGCGTTCAAAACCAGACCGACGTGCGCGGATGGTTGGAGGTGAATGATTGGGCCGCGCTCATGGTGCAACCCAAGTTCATCAGCAATCGGCATCTGCTGGGCATCGGCGCCACCAACAACAGCCACAATTTCTATCTGCGGGAGTTCAGCCTGAAGCTGACCTATTGGAATATTTCGCTGGAAGCGGGGCGTGGAACCCAATGGTGGGGACCGGGGTACCACGGCTCGTTGCTTCTCACGGACCATTCCTTTCCCATGGACATGATCAAGCTCGGCAGCGAAGAGCCCTTTCGCCTGCCAGGATTTCTCAGCGGTCTGGGACAGTGGAAGATCAATTCCTTTCTGGGCCGGTTCGAAGAGAACCGGGATTTCGCCCGTGCCAAGGTCTTCGGCCTGCGCCTCAGCTACCTGCCGGCCTCCTGGTTGGAACTCGGATTGACCCGTTTGACCCAGTTCGGCGGGCGTGGGCGAGATCAATCGTTTCCCGGTACGGTCGTCGATGCCTACTTCAATCCGCCGAATCAGACCGGGACTCAAGATGTCAATGAGCAGGCCATGGTGGATTTTCGAGCGAAGGTTCCCAAGGTGCCGTACCTGATTCCCTTTCCTGCCGGTCTCCAGATTTATGGGGAGTTGGGGACGGAGGACAAATGGTCGCAATTGCCCATCCCCAGTCGAGCGGCGATTCTGGGAGGCCTCTACATTCCGCAGGTGTTTCAGGGTGATACCATGGACCTGCGCATCGAATATGCCGACACGGATTTGGGGCGTCAGCGGCATCCCGAATTGACGCAGGTGTGGTACGACAATGGAACCTACACCAGCGGGATGCGTTTCCGGGGGTTCCCCCTCGGTCACCATATGGGAACCGATGCAACCGATTTTTTCGTGCGCACCACCCGCTACCTGACGGACTCGTTGCAGGTGGGGGCGAACTTCAATCTTCAGGAGCGGCAGCGCGGCCTGCCGGTCCATGAGAAAAAAAGAGAAGCGGCGGTCGACCTGACCTGGTGGTACTCCAAAGACGTGCAGTTCATGGCCGGGTACACCTTTCAACGTTTGACGAACCCGGGCCAGATATCGGAGATCACACCCTTTACCGAAACCTTTGCCGCCGGGGTGACCGCCAAGAACCATCTCCTATGGACCGCCGTGGCAGTGAGCTTTTAGTGTGATGCCCCCTCACCGTCTCCTCT
Protein-coding regions in this window:
- a CDS encoding UDP-N-acetylglucosamine 4,6-dehydratase is translated as MTRPFTPSFTVAQRRLLLFAAHLGLAALSNWLAFLLRFDEDIPSQQWDLFASLLPLLLVVRALAFYPFRLYDGLWRYTSLWDVRDLALSIATSTFLFAGLVRFGMGIRSYPSSVFVIDALLLLCLLTGLRVLPRLVRESGWIGAGRKRVLIVGAGDAGAMIVREMRNSPSYGYRPIGFIDDDPGKIGHHIHGIRVLGGRESLRRIIAEQAPGVVLVAMPSAAPATVRAVVKALEPYDLPIQTLPNLRDLLQCRVEVSQIRNLSIEDLLDRVPVDLDPEPLRKLVQGERVLVTGAGGSIGSELCRQVAGLSPAALILLDRYENGLFAVANELAAAGHGFVVPLIGDITEVDQMNRLFAEYRPTLVFHAAAHKHVPLMEANPCEAVLNNVGGTRIVAEAAHRHEVARFIFISTDKAVNPVSVMGASKGVAELLLQDLGRSSRTIFATVRFGNVLGSNGSVVPLFLDQIGAGGPVTITDPGMRRYFMLISEAVHLVLHAARLAQGGELFVLEMGEQISVVDLARNLIRLSGLVPDKDIALTYLGRRPGEKLVEELVSPHETVERTAVPKVLCVRQGQTRDPARLHTLITRLEEAAAEGNVPDLSAALCAILPAYRPSGLSPSSPADAVIAAEHPPTVPAGRDEVPALLSETALSPQPPHAHHVSAY